The following are from one region of the Sandaracinus amylolyticus genome:
- a CDS encoding YfaP family protein, whose product MRTALAPLGAVLAAALAFPSPALAQAPLTVSIESPTPGVADVHGNVASLEAVVSDPTLRTATLTIHGASYSVPIEHGRISQQLVVATGVNRVGITVQRGDEVARDAVTWFVRGETTELLVLATWEATGEIIDLWVREPGGETCKWDHRSTERGGRLLDFSTSAIGLGSQGFVAPEVEAGTYRIKVHYWGGFGDEDQHWSGDYEQLIGELDAAELALTNAVGALRVMRMRERDRVAARLDRWALPGAPQTAVHVEAILFPGTPHERRWRFDRRVDRTGHLATLGEIEIDEALIRAARAGRE is encoded by the coding sequence GTGCGTACGGCGCTCGCCCCTCTCGGCGCGGTCCTCGCGGCCGCCCTCGCCTTTCCATCCCCCGCGCTCGCGCAGGCGCCGCTGACGGTGTCGATCGAGAGCCCCACACCGGGCGTCGCCGACGTGCACGGGAACGTCGCGTCGCTCGAGGCGGTGGTGTCGGACCCGACGCTGCGCACCGCGACGCTGACGATCCACGGCGCGAGCTACTCGGTGCCGATCGAGCACGGGCGCATCTCGCAGCAGCTCGTGGTCGCGACCGGGGTGAACCGGGTGGGCATCACGGTGCAGCGCGGCGACGAGGTCGCGCGCGACGCGGTGACGTGGTTCGTGCGCGGCGAGACCACCGAGCTGCTCGTGCTCGCGACGTGGGAGGCGACCGGCGAGATCATCGACCTCTGGGTCCGCGAGCCGGGCGGCGAGACGTGCAAGTGGGACCATCGCTCGACCGAGCGCGGCGGGCGCTTGCTCGACTTCTCGACCAGCGCGATCGGCTTGGGATCGCAGGGGTTCGTCGCGCCCGAGGTCGAGGCGGGGACCTATCGCATCAAGGTCCACTACTGGGGCGGGTTCGGCGACGAGGACCAGCACTGGAGCGGCGACTACGAGCAGCTGATCGGCGAGCTCGATGCCGCGGAGCTCGCGCTGACGAACGCGGTGGGCGCGCTGCGGGTGATGCGGATGCGCGAGCGCGATCGGGTCGCGGCGCGGCTCGATCGCTGGGCGCTCCCCGGGGCGCCGCAGACCGCGGTGCACGTCGAGGCGATCCTCTTCCCGGGCACGCCCCACGAGCGGCGGTGGCGCTTCGATCGGCGGGTCGATCGCACCGGGCACCTCGCGACGCTGGGCGAGATCGAGATCGACGAGGCGCTGATCCGCGCGGCGCGCGCGGGGCGGGAGTGA
- a CDS encoding carboxypeptidase regulatory-like domain-containing protein: MGSLLRALWTIVSLLLCAVIATGCSDEEREEAGEGSRTTDGRRATTPSPPSYEPIAVVNGGTITGSVQWAGARPEPIEIAVPMHAARCGETQRSPAIEISRRGGVSGTVVWLEGIRRGRALQVPAEPVVVSIADCGFRPHVVAVPVGAKVTWRNDEPILHNVHASFFERARPPRSWFSEGLPEQGASHEVTIERAGVVRVVDDAGHPWMLGWVHAFEHPYFAVSDAEGRFQLTGIPPGQYVVRVWHEGFLTSGATESGRPVYSAPIVMSRPVTVSTGHDTTVDFEVGVAAAQAAGD, translated from the coding sequence GTGGGGTCGTTGCTCCGCGCGCTGTGGACGATCGTGTCGCTGCTGCTCTGTGCAGTGATCGCGACCGGGTGCTCCGACGAAGAGCGCGAGGAAGCAGGCGAGGGCTCGCGCACGACCGACGGACGTCGTGCGACGACGCCGAGCCCGCCGAGCTACGAGCCGATCGCGGTCGTCAACGGCGGGACGATCACCGGGAGCGTGCAGTGGGCGGGCGCGCGTCCCGAGCCGATCGAGATCGCGGTGCCGATGCACGCGGCGCGATGTGGTGAGACGCAGCGCTCTCCGGCGATCGAGATCTCGCGACGCGGCGGCGTGAGCGGCACGGTGGTGTGGCTCGAGGGGATCCGTCGCGGGCGCGCGCTGCAGGTGCCGGCGGAGCCGGTGGTGGTGTCGATCGCGGACTGCGGGTTCCGGCCCCACGTGGTCGCGGTGCCGGTCGGCGCGAAGGTGACGTGGCGGAACGACGAGCCGATCCTGCACAACGTGCACGCGAGCTTCTTCGAGCGGGCGCGTCCGCCGCGGAGCTGGTTCTCGGAGGGCCTTCCCGAGCAGGGTGCGTCGCACGAGGTGACGATCGAGCGCGCGGGCGTGGTGCGCGTGGTCGACGACGCGGGTCACCCGTGGATGCTCGGCTGGGTGCACGCGTTCGAGCATCCGTACTTCGCGGTGAGCGACGCCGAGGGGCGATTCCAGCTCACGGGGATCCCGCCCGGACAGTACGTGGTGCGGGTGTGGCACGAGGGGTTCCTGACGAGCGGAGCGACTGAGTCGGGACGGCCGGTGTACTCGGCGCCGATCGTGATGAGTCGGCCGGTGACGGTGTCGACGGGGCACGACACGACGGTGGACTTCGAGGTGGGGGTCGCCGCGGCTCAGGCTGCGGGTGATTGA